In Streptomyces thermolilacinus SPC6, a single genomic region encodes these proteins:
- a CDS encoding MFS transporter, translated as MTSKLAAILPDLSPWRSSRDFRLLWTQGLIAYFGSFTAMVALPLQIKELTGSPFAVGAMGAVELIPLIVFGLYGGALADAVDRRRVILATEAGMAVLAAILLVNALLPEPLLWPLYVVAAGVSAMAGLQRPALDSLMARIVPHDQLPASAALNALRWQVGAIAGPAVAGLVVAFAGHGTAYATTVGCFAVSVLLCLRLSPAPPSGGSDKPSLRGIAEGARYAWSRPVLLGTYAVDLAAMLLAYPPTLFPFLADEMGAPWALGLMYAAESVGAVVLSLTSGWTSRVRRHGLMVVLGAAGWGLAVAGAGWFDSVWLVLLCLAFAGAGDLLSGLGRSTIWNQTIPDELRGRLAGIEVLSYSVGPQLGQLRAGTMAGWTGTRGAVWGGGVACVAAVGLLAAALPRLVSYDATTDPDARRRRAAQEQAGAQAQAEARARD; from the coding sequence GTGACCTCGAAGCTCGCCGCGATCCTGCCCGACCTGTCCCCGTGGCGGTCGTCCCGTGACTTCCGCCTGCTGTGGACGCAGGGGCTCATCGCCTACTTCGGCAGCTTCACCGCGATGGTCGCGCTGCCGCTCCAGATCAAGGAGCTGACCGGTTCGCCGTTCGCGGTCGGCGCGATGGGCGCGGTCGAGCTGATCCCGCTGATCGTCTTCGGGCTGTACGGGGGCGCGCTCGCCGACGCGGTGGACCGGCGGCGGGTGATCCTCGCCACGGAGGCGGGCATGGCGGTGCTCGCCGCGATCCTGCTGGTCAACGCGCTGCTGCCGGAGCCGCTGCTGTGGCCGCTGTACGTGGTCGCGGCCGGTGTGTCCGCGATGGCCGGGCTCCAGCGGCCCGCGCTCGACTCGCTGATGGCGCGGATCGTGCCGCACGACCAGCTCCCCGCGTCGGCCGCGCTGAACGCGCTGCGCTGGCAGGTGGGCGCCATCGCCGGTCCCGCCGTGGCGGGCCTCGTGGTGGCGTTCGCGGGGCACGGCACGGCGTACGCGACGACGGTCGGCTGCTTCGCCGTGTCGGTGCTGCTGTGCCTGCGGCTGTCCCCGGCCCCGCCGTCGGGCGGCTCCGACAAGCCGTCGCTGCGCGGCATCGCGGAGGGCGCCCGGTACGCCTGGTCCCGGCCGGTGCTGCTCGGCACGTACGCGGTGGACCTGGCGGCGATGCTGCTGGCGTACCCGCCGACGCTGTTCCCGTTCCTCGCGGACGAGATGGGCGCGCCCTGGGCGCTGGGTCTGATGTACGCGGCCGAGTCGGTGGGCGCGGTGGTGCTGAGCCTGACCAGCGGGTGGACGTCCCGGGTGCGGCGGCACGGGCTGATGGTGGTGCTCGGCGCCGCCGGGTGGGGGCTCGCCGTGGCGGGCGCGGGCTGGTTCGACAGCGTGTGGTTGGTGCTGCTGTGCCTGGCCTTCGCGGGCGCGGGCGACTTGCTGAGCGGTCTGGGCCGCTCGACGATCTGGAACCAGACGATCCCGGACGAGTTGCGGGGCCGTCTGGCCGGGATCGAGGTGCTGTCGTACAGCGTGGGCCCGCAGCTGGGGCAGCTGCGGGCGGGCACGATGGCGGGCTGGACCGGCACGCGCGGCGCTGTCTGGGGCGGCGGTGTCGCGTGCGTGGCGGCGGTGGGGCTGCTTGCGGCGGCGCTGCCGAGGCTCGTGTCGTACGACGCCACGACCGACCCGGACGCCCGCCGCCGCCGCGCGGCCCAGGAACAGGCCGGGGCACAGGCACAGGCGGAGGCGCGGGCGCGGGACTAG
- a CDS encoding endonuclease/exonuclease/phosphatase family protein, giving the protein MARVDGMTETGSSAAEERRTGSRVRSTVARWRRDPGIWRRGAFVSLSAILLALLMVLHRHIPNDIGNLGSLIETFLPWFGLLVPLLAGLAVLRRSANALIAVLIPAVVWLNLFGGLVTDKNGPGGDLMVVSHNVNADNPDPEGTASAVAASKADVVALVELKPAMVPVYERALADAYPYHSVRGTVGLWSRYPVDDSRPVDIRLGWTRAMRATVTAPQGPVAVYVAHLPSVRVKLHAGFTANQRDRSADQLGEAIAAEPNPRVILLGDLNGTMNDRSLNAVTSQMRSTQGAAGDGMGFSWPAAFPMARIDQILVRGVEPVASWSLPRTDSDHLPIAARVTF; this is encoded by the coding sequence ATGGCGCGGGTGGACGGCATGACGGAGACGGGGAGCAGCGCCGCGGAGGAACGGCGCACGGGGTCCCGGGTCCGCTCCACGGTCGCCCGCTGGCGGCGCGACCCGGGCATCTGGCGGCGCGGCGCGTTCGTGTCGCTGTCGGCGATCCTGCTGGCGCTGCTGATGGTCCTCCACCGCCACATCCCCAACGACATCGGCAACCTGGGCAGCCTCATCGAGACGTTCCTGCCCTGGTTCGGGCTGCTCGTGCCGCTGCTGGCCGGTCTTGCCGTGCTGCGCCGCTCGGCGAACGCGCTGATCGCCGTCCTCATCCCGGCGGTCGTGTGGCTGAACCTGTTCGGCGGGCTCGTCACCGACAAGAACGGTCCCGGCGGCGACCTCATGGTCGTCTCGCACAACGTGAACGCCGACAACCCGGACCCGGAGGGCACCGCGTCCGCCGTCGCCGCGTCGAAGGCGGACGTGGTGGCGCTGGTGGAGCTGAAGCCCGCGATGGTGCCCGTGTACGAGAGGGCGCTGGCCGACGCGTACCCGTACCACTCGGTGCGCGGCACGGTCGGCCTGTGGAGCCGGTACCCGGTGGACGACTCCCGCCCCGTGGACATCCGGCTCGGCTGGACGCGCGCCATGCGGGCCACGGTGACCGCGCCGCAGGGTCCCGTCGCCGTGTACGTCGCCCACCTGCCGTCGGTGCGGGTCAAGCTGCACGCCGGGTTCACCGCCAACCAGCGGGACCGGAGCGCCGACCAGCTGGGCGAGGCGATCGCCGCCGAGCCGAACCCCCGGGTGATCCTCCTCGGTGACCTCAACGGCACGATGAACGACCGGTCCCTGAACGCGGTCACGTCCCAGATGCGCTCCACGCAGGGCGCCGCCGGTGACGGCATGGGCTTCAGCTGGCCCGCCGCCTTCCCGATGGCCCGCATCGACCAGATCCTCGTCCGGGGCGTCGAGCCGGTCGCCTCCTGGTCCCTGCCGCGCACCGACAGCGACCACCTGCCGATCGCCGCCCGCGTCACCTTCTGA
- a CDS encoding biliverdin-producing heme oxygenase has product MDASATATPFSTLIRTASHEAHTEAETSTFMSDLLGGRLGVEAFARYTEQLWFVYRALEEAADGLADDPVAGPFIRPELYRTAELERDLAHLMGADWRSRVAPLPSTAAYAARVEECARTWPAGYVAHHYTRYLGDLSGGQVIRDRAERQWGFARKGDGVRFYVFDTIDNPAAFKRRYRALLDAVNADDLERQRIVDECKRAFAFNTAVFRELGEEYPLSA; this is encoded by the coding sequence TTGGACGCCAGCGCCACCGCCACCCCCTTCTCGACGCTCATCCGCACCGCCTCCCACGAGGCGCACACCGAGGCCGAGACCTCGACCTTCATGAGCGACCTGCTCGGGGGGCGCCTGGGCGTGGAGGCCTTCGCCCGCTACACGGAGCAGCTGTGGTTCGTGTACCGGGCGCTGGAGGAGGCCGCCGACGGGCTGGCGGACGACCCGGTCGCCGGGCCCTTCATACGGCCCGAGCTGTACCGCACGGCCGAGCTGGAGCGGGACCTCGCGCACCTGATGGGCGCGGACTGGCGGTCCCGCGTCGCGCCGCTGCCCTCGACCGCCGCGTACGCCGCCCGCGTCGAGGAGTGCGCCCGCACCTGGCCCGCCGGGTATGTCGCCCACCACTACACGCGCTACCTGGGCGACCTGTCCGGCGGGCAGGTCATCCGCGACCGGGCCGAGCGCCAGTGGGGCTTCGCGCGCAAGGGCGACGGCGTCCGCTTCTACGTGTTCGACACGATCGACAACCCGGCGGCGTTCAAGCGGCGGTACCGGGCGCTGCTGGACGCGGTGAACGCCGACGACCTGGAGCGGCAGCGGATCGTGGACGAGTGCAAGCGCGCCTTCGCCTTCAACACGGCCGTCTTCCGCGAGCTGGGCGAGGAGTACCCGCTCAGCGCGTGA
- the npdG gene encoding NADPH-dependent F420 reductase, producing the protein MSETETKKPPARDPWDLPDVSGLVVGVLGGTGDQGRGLAYRLARAGQKVIIGSRAADRARAAAAELGLGVEGADNAECARRSDIVIVAVPWDGHAATLTALRDDLRGKLVVDCVNPLGFDKQGAYALKPEEGSAAQQAAALLPESRVTAAFHHLSAVLLQDETIDEIDTDVMVLGEKRADTDLVQALAARIPGMRGVFAGRLRNAHQVEALVANLISVNRRYKAHAGLRLTDVERTPEQAP; encoded by the coding sequence ATGAGTGAGACGGAGACCAAGAAGCCGCCCGCCCGCGACCCGTGGGACCTCCCCGACGTGTCCGGCCTCGTCGTCGGCGTCCTCGGCGGCACCGGCGACCAGGGGCGCGGCCTCGCCTACCGGCTGGCCCGCGCGGGCCAGAAGGTGATCATCGGTTCGCGCGCCGCCGACCGGGCCCGCGCGGCCGCCGCCGAGCTGGGCCTCGGCGTCGAGGGCGCCGACAACGCCGAGTGCGCCCGCCGCAGCGACATCGTGATCGTCGCCGTGCCGTGGGACGGCCACGCCGCGACGCTCACCGCGCTCCGCGACGACCTGCGCGGCAAGCTCGTCGTGGACTGCGTCAACCCGCTCGGCTTCGACAAGCAGGGGGCCTACGCGCTCAAGCCCGAGGAGGGCAGCGCCGCCCAGCAGGCCGCCGCGCTGCTCCCCGAGTCCCGGGTGACGGCGGCGTTCCACCACCTGTCGGCGGTGCTGCTCCAGGACGAGACGATCGACGAGATCGACACGGACGTGATGGTCCTCGGCGAGAAGCGCGCCGACACGGACCTGGTGCAGGCGCTCGCCGCGCGCATCCCCGGCATGCGGGGCGTGTTCGCCGGGCGGCTCCGCAATGCCCACCAGGTGGAGGCGCTGGTCGCGAACCTGATCTCCGTGAACCGCCGCTACAAGGCCCACGCCGGGCTGCGCCTCACCGACGTCGAGCGGACTCCGGAGCAGGCGCCGTAG
- a CDS encoding MFS transporter: MDRSPPPPHGPPHRVPEAPSEGVPPGGPEVPPEVHRRRWVILAVLMLSLLFVVLDNSVLNVAVKTVASPPPVGIGATQSQLEWAINAYALVFAGLLFTAGLLGDRIGRRRTLLFGTLVFGIASALAAFADSPVELVAYRAVMGFGAAFVMPATLAILMNVFERDEQPRAIGVWVGAVGVAIAVGPVLGGLLLEHFWWGSIFLVNVPVVAVSLAAVALLVPESRDPAPGAIDPVGVALSIVGLVLLVFGIIRGGELADLTDPTVLLPVVGGALVLAGFVVHERRTPHPALDMAYFREPAFSAAVGGIALVFFALMGVTFVSVFYLQSVRGFSPLQAGLLLLPLAVTQLLFAPRSRLVVRRFGARAVCAAGLLVVAACLAAFAGFDTGTPVWVVELVLFAQGAGMAHVMPPVTVAVMQSLPREKAGTGSAVNNTFRQVGGALGVAVLGSLLSAVYRGGIEGHLDAVPPGARAAAGESVEATLAAARHLGPAGEALVAPAHAAFLSAMHVTALCAAAVAAVGAAVVAAFLPGRRRPARDGGDPERAAEGGGARESVGR, encoded by the coding sequence ATGGACCGGTCCCCGCCCCCGCCGCACGGCCCGCCGCACCGAGTGCCGGAGGCGCCGTCGGAGGGTGTGCCGCCCGGCGGGCCGGAGGTGCCGCCCGAGGTGCACCGGCGGCGCTGGGTGATCCTCGCCGTGCTGATGCTGAGCCTGCTGTTCGTGGTGCTGGACAACTCCGTCCTCAACGTGGCGGTGAAGACCGTCGCGAGCCCGCCGCCCGTCGGGATCGGCGCGACCCAGAGCCAGCTGGAGTGGGCGATCAACGCGTACGCCCTGGTCTTCGCGGGGCTGCTGTTCACCGCGGGGCTCCTCGGCGACCGGATCGGCCGCCGCCGGACGCTGCTGTTCGGCACGCTCGTCTTCGGGATCGCCTCGGCGCTGGCCGCGTTCGCCGACTCGCCGGTCGAGCTGGTCGCGTACCGGGCGGTGATGGGTTTCGGCGCGGCGTTCGTGATGCCCGCGACGCTCGCCATCCTCATGAACGTCTTCGAACGGGACGAGCAGCCGCGCGCCATCGGCGTGTGGGTCGGCGCGGTCGGCGTGGCCATCGCGGTCGGCCCCGTCCTCGGCGGGCTGCTCCTCGAACACTTCTGGTGGGGCTCCATCTTCCTGGTGAACGTGCCGGTCGTCGCCGTGTCACTGGCCGCCGTGGCACTGCTGGTGCCGGAGTCCCGCGACCCCGCGCCCGGCGCGATCGACCCGGTCGGCGTCGCCCTGTCGATCGTCGGGCTCGTCCTGCTGGTGTTCGGGATCATCCGGGGCGGCGAGCTGGCCGACCTGACCGACCCGACCGTGCTGCTGCCCGTGGTCGGCGGGGCGCTGGTGCTGGCCGGGTTCGTCGTCCACGAGCGGCGCACCCCGCACCCGGCGCTGGACATGGCGTACTTCCGCGAGCCCGCCTTCTCGGCGGCGGTCGGCGGGATCGCGCTGGTCTTCTTCGCCCTGATGGGCGTGACCTTCGTGTCCGTCTTCTACCTCCAGTCCGTACGGGGCTTCAGCCCCCTCCAGGCCGGTCTGCTGCTCCTGCCGCTCGCCGTGACGCAGCTGCTGTTCGCGCCGCGCTCCCGTCTGGTGGTGCGGCGGTTCGGGGCGCGCGCGGTGTGCGCGGCGGGGCTGCTGGTGGTCGCCGCCTGCCTGGCCGCGTTCGCCGGGTTCGACACGGGCACCCCGGTGTGGGTGGTGGAGCTGGTGCTGTTCGCGCAGGGCGCGGGCATGGCGCACGTCATGCCGCCCGTGACGGTCGCCGTGATGCAGTCGCTGCCGCGCGAGAAGGCCGGGACCGGGTCGGCGGTGAACAACACGTTCCGGCAGGTCGGCGGGGCGCTCGGGGTGGCCGTGCTCGGGTCGCTGCTGTCGGCCGTGTACCGGGGCGGCATCGAGGGGCACCTCGACGCCGTGCCGCCGGGCGCGCGGGCGGCGGCGGGCGAGTCCGTGGAGGCCACCCTCGCCGCCGCGCGGCACCTGGGCCCGGCGGGCGAGGCCCTGGTCGCCCCGGCGCACGCCGCGTTCCTCTCGGCGATGCACGTCACGGCCCTGTGCGCGGCCGCGGTCGCCGCGGTGGGGGCGGCGGTGGTCGCCGCGTTCCTGCCGGGCCGCCGCCGCCCGGCCCGCGACGGAGGCGACCCCGAGCGGGCGGCGGAGGGCGGCGGTGCGCGGGAGTCCGTCGGCCGTTAG
- the panB gene encoding 3-methyl-2-oxobutanoate hydroxymethyltransferase — MTLQPAPKQSGDTGPGASGEQSAANPKALYGGKGNRRVTVHDVAAAKERGEKWPMLTAYDAMTASVFDEAGIPVLLVGDSMGNCHLGYETTVPVTMDEMALLSAAVVRGTKRALVVGDLPFGSYQEGPVQALRSATRLVKEAGVGAVKLEGGERSLPQTRMLVQAGIPVMSHLGLTPQSVNTMGYRVQGRADEDAHRLLRDAKAAQDAGAFAVVLELVPAELAAEVTRSLHIPTIGIGAGPDTDAQVLVWTDMAGLTGGKVPRFTKQYADLRRTLGDAAQAFGRDVAGGAFPAEEHTFH; from the coding sequence ATGACGCTTCAGCCTGCCCCGAAACAGTCCGGCGACACCGGCCCCGGCGCGAGCGGGGAGCAGAGCGCCGCGAACCCGAAGGCGCTGTACGGCGGCAAGGGCAACCGCCGCGTCACCGTGCACGACGTCGCCGCCGCCAAGGAGCGCGGCGAGAAGTGGCCGATGCTCACCGCGTACGACGCGATGACGGCGTCCGTGTTCGACGAGGCCGGCATCCCGGTCCTCCTCGTCGGGGACTCCATGGGCAACTGCCACCTCGGCTACGAGACGACCGTGCCGGTCACGATGGACGAGATGGCGCTGCTGTCCGCCGCCGTGGTGCGGGGCACCAAGCGCGCCCTGGTCGTCGGCGACCTGCCGTTCGGCTCGTACCAGGAGGGCCCCGTGCAGGCCCTGCGGTCGGCGACGCGGCTGGTGAAGGAGGCCGGGGTCGGCGCGGTCAAGCTGGAGGGCGGTGAGCGTTCGCTGCCCCAGACGCGGATGCTGGTCCAGGCGGGCATCCCGGTGATGTCGCACCTCGGCCTGACCCCGCAGTCCGTGAACACGATGGGTTACCGGGTGCAGGGCCGCGCCGACGAGGACGCGCACCGGCTGCTGCGGGACGCCAAGGCCGCGCAGGACGCGGGCGCGTTCGCGGTGGTGCTGGAGCTCGTACCGGCCGAGCTGGCCGCCGAGGTGACCCGGTCGCTGCACATCCCGACGATCGGCATCGGCGCTGGCCCCGACACGGACGCGCAGGTCCTCGTGTGGACCGACATGGCCGGGCTGACCGGCGGGAAGGTGCCGCGCTTCACCAAGCAGTACGCCGACCTGCGCCGCACCCTGGGCGACGCGGCCCAGGCGTTCGGGCGGGACGTGGCGGGCGGGGCGTTCCCCGCCGAGGAGCACACCTTCCACTAG
- a CDS encoding site-2 protease family protein — MAVEASRRVSPVFLAIAAVTAAAGWAVWGASGIGLAVAVFLFVTGAWVVSLCLHEYAHARTALHSGDLSVAAKGYLTLNPLKYTHAVLSVLLPVLFLVMGGIGLPGGAVFIERHRIRGRLRHSLISAAGPLTNVLFALVCTAPFWLGALDGVPVGFRFALGFVALLQVTAALLNALPVPGLDGYGVLEPWLSERARRAVEPFAPYGLIAVFVLLLAPEVNQVFFGLVDGVLGALGVGEVESYCGRDLYRFWQAADPTCAYLADVDVTR, encoded by the coding sequence GTGGCCGTCGAAGCGTCCCGCCGGGTCAGCCCCGTGTTCCTGGCCATCGCCGCCGTCACCGCGGCCGCCGGGTGGGCGGTCTGGGGCGCCTCCGGGATCGGTCTCGCCGTCGCCGTGTTCCTGTTCGTCACCGGCGCGTGGGTCGTGTCGCTGTGCCTCCACGAGTACGCGCACGCCCGGACCGCGCTGCACAGCGGCGACCTGTCCGTGGCCGCCAAGGGCTATCTGACGCTCAACCCGCTGAAGTACACCCACGCCGTGCTGAGCGTGCTGCTGCCGGTGCTGTTCCTGGTCATGGGCGGCATCGGGCTGCCCGGCGGGGCGGTGTTCATCGAGCGGCACCGCATCCGGGGCCGTCTGCGGCACAGCCTGATCTCGGCGGCGGGCCCGCTGACGAACGTGCTGTTCGCGCTCGTGTGCACGGCGCCGTTCTGGCTGGGCGCGCTGGACGGCGTCCCGGTCGGGTTCCGGTTCGCGCTGGGGTTCGTGGCGCTGCTCCAGGTGACGGCGGCCCTGCTGAACGCCCTGCCGGTGCCGGGGCTCGACGGGTACGGGGTGCTGGAGCCGTGGCTGTCGGAGCGGGCCCGGCGGGCGGTCGAGCCGTTCGCGCCGTACGGGCTGATCGCGGTGTTCGTGCTGCTGCTCGCGCCGGAGGTGAACCAGGTGTTCTTCGGCCTGGTGGACGGCGTGCTCGGCGCGCTGGGCGTCGGCGAGGTGGAGTCGTACTGCGGGCGCGACCTCTACCGGTTCTGGCAGGCTGCCGACCCGACGTGCGCGTACCTCGCGGACGTGGACGTCACTCGGTGA
- the map gene encoding type I methionyl aminopeptidase produces MSGQSLLVPGELSPTRSVPGSIRRPEYVGKPAPKPYEGPEVQDSDTIERMRIAGRIAARAMEEAAKHIAPGVTTDELDRVAHEYMCDHGAYPSTLGYRGFPKSLCASVNEVICHGIPDSTVLKDGDIVNLDVTAYIHGVHGDNNATYLCGDVDEESRLLVERTREALNRAIKAVKPGRQVNVIGRVIESYAKRFGYGVVRDFTGHGINSSFHSGLIIPHYDAPHATTVMRPGMTFTIEPMLTLGTHEYDMWEDGWTVVTKDRKRTAQFEHTLVVTESGAEILTLP; encoded by the coding sequence ATGTCTGGCCAGTCGCTGCTCGTCCCCGGGGAGCTGTCCCCCACCCGTTCCGTCCCCGGTTCCATCCGGCGGCCCGAGTACGTCGGGAAGCCGGCGCCGAAGCCGTACGAGGGCCCCGAGGTCCAGGACTCCGACACGATCGAGCGGATGCGGATCGCGGGCCGCATCGCCGCCCGGGCGATGGAGGAGGCCGCCAAGCACATCGCGCCCGGCGTCACGACCGACGAACTGGACCGCGTCGCCCACGAGTACATGTGCGACCACGGGGCGTATCCCTCGACGCTCGGCTACCGGGGCTTCCCCAAGTCGCTGTGCGCCTCGGTCAACGAGGTCATCTGCCACGGCATCCCCGACTCGACCGTCCTGAAGGACGGCGACATCGTGAACCTGGACGTCACCGCGTACATCCACGGTGTGCACGGCGACAACAACGCCACCTACCTGTGCGGCGACGTGGACGAGGAGTCGCGGCTGCTGGTGGAGCGGACCCGCGAGGCGCTCAACCGGGCGATCAAGGCCGTGAAGCCGGGCCGGCAGGTCAACGTCATCGGGCGGGTCATCGAGTCGTACGCCAAGCGCTTCGGCTACGGCGTCGTGCGGGACTTCACCGGCCACGGCATCAACTCGTCGTTCCACTCCGGTCTGATCATCCCGCACTACGACGCCCCGCACGCCACGACCGTGATGCGGCCGGGCATGACGTTCACGATCGAGCCGATGCTGACGCTGGGCACCCACGAGTACGACATGTGGGAGGACGGCTGGACGGTCGTGACGAAGGACCGCAAGCGGACCGCGCAGTTCGAGCACACGCTCGTGGTGACGGAGAGCGGGGCCGAAATCCTCACCTTGCCCTGA
- a CDS encoding PhzF family phenazine biosynthesis protein → MNPENTAFDVLAVFCGPDGRHGNRLGVAREGRACPDEASRQALAKELGFSETVFVDDPERGTLDIYTPGTRLPFAGHPVVGAAWLLDVEVLDLAVGEVWVRQDGEFTWIEARAEWAPPRALRRYGSAAEVEALDVPPPGEWLYAWAWEDEAAGRVRARAFPGRGDGIDEDEATGAAALLLTAELGRALNITQGRGSQIMTAPGPDGVIELGGRVRRLGTGPDTY, encoded by the coding sequence GTGAACCCGGAGAACACTGCATTCGACGTCCTCGCCGTCTTCTGCGGCCCCGACGGGCGGCACGGCAACCGGCTCGGCGTCGCACGCGAGGGCCGGGCCTGCCCCGACGAGGCGTCCCGGCAGGCGCTCGCCAAGGAACTCGGGTTCAGCGAGACAGTGTTCGTGGACGACCCCGAGCGCGGCACCCTGGACATCTACACGCCCGGCACGCGGCTGCCGTTCGCGGGGCACCCCGTCGTCGGCGCGGCCTGGCTGCTCGACGTGGAGGTGCTGGACCTGGCGGTCGGCGAGGTGTGGGTGCGCCAGGACGGGGAGTTCACCTGGATCGAGGCGCGCGCCGAGTGGGCGCCGCCGCGCGCCCTGCGCCGGTACGGCTCCGCCGCCGAGGTGGAGGCGCTGGACGTGCCGCCGCCGGGGGAGTGGCTGTACGCGTGGGCGTGGGAGGACGAGGCGGCCGGACGGGTGCGCGCCCGGGCGTTCCCGGGGCGCGGCGACGGGATCGACGAGGACGAGGCGACGGGCGCGGCCGCCCTGCTGCTGACGGCCGAGCTGGGCCGGGCGCTGAACATCACGCAGGGCCGGGGCTCGCAGATCATGACGGCCCCGGGCCCGGACGGCGTGATCGAACTGGGCGGCCGCGTCCGCCGCCTCGGCACGGGCCCGGACACGTACTGA
- a CDS encoding NAD+ synthase has translation MPQLRLALNQIDSTVGDLAGNAEAIVHWTRHAAEQGAHLVAFPEMALTGYPVEDLALRSSFVEASRARLRALAARLAAEGLGDLPVIVGYLDRSERAQPKYGQPAGAPQNAAAVLHGGEVVLTFAKHHLPNYGVFDEFRYFVPGDSLPVLRVHGVDVAMAICEDLWQDGGRVPATRSAGAGLLVSVNASPYERNKDDTRLELVRERAQEAGCVTAYLAMIGGQDELVFDGDSIVVGAHGEVVARAPQFAEGSVILDLDLPAASAEPVTGVVDDGLRIDRVVLSEEPLPAYEPELTGGYADRLDDDEEVYSALVVGLRAYVAKNGFRSVLVGLSGGIDSALVAAIACDALGAANVYGVSMPSRYSSEHSKADAADLARRTGLNFRTVPIEPMFDAYMGSLGLTGLAEENLQSRLRGTLLMALSNQEGHIVLAPGNKSELAVGYSTLYGDSVGAYGPIKDVYKTTVFRLARWRNRAAEERGQTPPIPESSITKPPSAELRPGQVDTDSLPDYDVLDRILELYVDRDQGKDAIVAAGFDEELVARTLRMVDVAEYKRRQYPPGTKISAKGFGKDRRLPITNHWRETTTTRL, from the coding sequence GTGCCTCAACTACGCCTCGCCCTGAACCAGATCGACTCGACCGTCGGCGACCTCGCCGGGAACGCCGAGGCGATCGTGCACTGGACCCGGCACGCCGCCGAGCAGGGAGCGCACCTCGTCGCGTTCCCCGAGATGGCGCTGACCGGCTACCCCGTCGAGGACCTCGCCCTGCGGTCGTCGTTCGTGGAGGCGTCGCGCGCCCGGCTGCGCGCGCTGGCCGCCCGCCTCGCCGCCGAGGGCCTCGGGGACCTGCCGGTGATCGTCGGCTATCTGGACCGCTCCGAGCGGGCCCAGCCGAAGTACGGCCAGCCCGCGGGCGCGCCGCAGAACGCCGCCGCCGTGCTGCACGGCGGCGAGGTGGTGCTGACGTTCGCCAAGCACCACCTGCCGAACTACGGCGTGTTCGACGAGTTCCGCTACTTCGTGCCGGGCGACTCGCTGCCGGTCCTGCGGGTCCACGGCGTGGACGTGGCGATGGCGATCTGCGAGGACCTGTGGCAGGACGGCGGCCGCGTCCCCGCCACCCGCAGCGCGGGGGCCGGGCTGCTGGTCTCCGTCAACGCCTCGCCGTACGAGCGGAACAAGGACGACACGCGCCTCGAACTGGTCCGCGAGCGCGCCCAGGAGGCGGGCTGCGTCACCGCGTACCTGGCGATGATCGGCGGCCAGGACGAGCTGGTCTTCGACGGCGACTCCATCGTGGTGGGCGCGCACGGCGAGGTCGTCGCGCGTGCCCCGCAGTTCGCCGAGGGCAGCGTGATCCTCGACCTGGACCTGCCGGCCGCGTCCGCCGAGCCGGTGACCGGCGTGGTGGACGACGGGCTGCGGATCGACCGGGTCGTCCTGTCCGAGGAGCCGCTGCCCGCGTACGAGCCCGAGCTGACCGGCGGCTACGCGGACCGTCTTGACGACGACGAGGAGGTGTACTCGGCGCTGGTCGTCGGCCTGCGCGCGTACGTCGCGAAGAACGGCTTCCGGTCGGTGCTGGTCGGCCTGTCCGGCGGCATCGACTCGGCGCTGGTCGCCGCGATCGCCTGCGACGCGCTGGGCGCGGCGAACGTGTACGGCGTGTCGATGCCGTCGCGGTACTCGTCGGAGCACTCGAAGGCCGACGCGGCGGATCTGGCCCGGCGTACCGGGCTGAACTTCCGCACCGTGCCGATCGAGCCGATGTTCGACGCGTACATGGGGTCGCTGGGGCTGACCGGTCTCGCCGAGGAGAACCTCCAGTCGCGGCTGCGCGGCACGCTGCTGATGGCGCTGTCCAACCAGGAGGGCCACATCGTCCTGGCGCCGGGCAACAAGTCCGAGCTGGCGGTGGGCTACTCGACGCTGTACGGCGACTCGGTGGGCGCGTACGGGCCGATCAAGGACGTGTACAAGACGACGGTGTTCCGGCTGGCGCGGTGGCGCAACCGGGCCGCCGAGGAGCGCGGCCAGACCCCGCCGATCCCGGAGAGCTCGATCACGAAGCCGCCCAGCGCTGAGCTGCGGCCGGGCCAGGTGGACACGGACTCGCTGCCCGACTACGACGTGCTGGACCGGATCCTGGAGCTGTACGTGGACCGGGACCAGGGCAAGGACGCGATCGTCGCGGCGGGCTTCGACGAGGAGCTGGTGGCGCGGACGCTGCGGATGGTGGACGTGGCGGAGTACAAGCGGCGCCAGTACCCGCCGGGGACGAAGATCTCCGCGAAGGGCTTCGGAAAGGACCGCAGGCTGCCCATCACCAACCACTGGCGCGAGACGACCACGACCCGCCTCTGA